In a single window of the Arthrobacter sp. StoSoilA2 genome:
- the rplP gene encoding 50S ribosomal protein L16, translating to MLIPRRVKHRKQHHPGRSGAATGGTKVSFGEYGIQALSPAYVTNRQIESARIAMTRHIKRGGKVWINIYPDRPLTKKPAETRMGSGKGSPEWWVANVKPGRVLFELSGVNEEVAREALRLAIHKLPLKARIVRREGGE from the coding sequence ATGCTTATCCCACGTCGAGTCAAGCACCGTAAGCAGCACCACCCGGGTCGTTCCGGCGCTGCAACGGGTGGCACCAAGGTCAGCTTCGGTGAGTACGGTATCCAGGCCCTGAGCCCGGCATACGTGACGAACCGTCAGATCGAGTCCGCCCGTATCGCGATGACCCGCCACATCAAGCGTGGCGGTAAGGTCTGGATCAACATCTACCCGGACCGTCCGCTGACGAAGAAGCCTGCTGAAACCCGCATGGGTTCCGGTAAGGGTTCTCCGGAATGGTGGGTCGCAAACGTCAAGCCGGGCCGGGTTCTCTTTGAACTCTCCGGTGTCAATGAAGAGGTAGCTCGCGAGGCCCTGCGCCTGGCAATCCACAAGCTCCCGTTGAAGGCACGCATTGTGCGTCGCGAAGGTGGTGAATAG
- the rpmC gene encoding 50S ribosomal protein L29 codes for MAVGSKDLAPAQLDGFDNERLVEELRKSKEELFNLRFQSATGQLENHGRLRAVKKDIARIYTVLRERELGIRAEVAAPVVEAKEEKKSKKAAKAETAEAEAGEDAK; via the coding sequence ATGGCAGTAGGGTCGAAGGATCTCGCACCCGCACAGCTGGACGGTTTCGACAACGAGCGTCTCGTTGAAGAACTCCGCAAGTCCAAGGAAGAGCTGTTCAACCTGCGTTTCCAGTCCGCCACCGGTCAGCTGGAGAACCACGGTCGCCTGCGCGCGGTAAAGAAGGACATCGCACGCATCTACACCGTTCTGCGTGAGCGCGAGCTGGGCATTCGTGCCGAGGTTGCCGCACCGGTTGTGGAAGCCAAGGAAGAAAAGAAGTCCAAGAAGGCTGCCAAGGCTGAAACTGCCGAAGCTGAAGCTGGAGAGGACGCCAAGTGA